A single region of the Ziziphus jujuba cultivar Dongzao chromosome 10, ASM3175591v1 genome encodes:
- the LOC107405336 gene encoding probable disease resistance protein At4g27220, with amino-acid sequence MDAVIAIVAKIGEYTVAPVGRQIGYVFSYRSNMDNLDSKIRQLEYKENRLQHSVDEAKNNAHEIEANVQEWLDRVPAVIEEARNFRRDECRANTRCLIVSFPNPVWRQRLSRKAKKMVQSITSEIQVADEFDRVSHLPTRGYEEFRSRMSTLTMMMEALRDPNVNTIGLYGMGGVGKTTLAREVARKAMEEKLFSQAILVTVSQNPDYKSIQQQIAGELGLTLDDRTSLSARADRLRSRLRQEKRILMVVDDVWKRIDLDEDVGISFGVDQKQCKILLTSRFYNALKNDVRNENTFEVGKLSASESMDLFNKTATDDSDGKPEFPDLATQIVKECAGLPLVITVVASALKKEPNFHVWKNALDELRRARPDNIEGMHERVYSSVKLSYNFLPSEEAKSLLLLCSLFPEDVNIDTGDLLKYAFGLGLLQGPFRNFEMAKNRMFTLIEILKRSSLLLDGNSHLKFLEPEKEWVKLHDVIRDVAIDIASKERRWYNIRNLDELDEYMRRDHKNFKDAIAISLLSCTDVVEQLPDEILECPQLKLLLIESSYCQIADPFLEGLKELRVLYLSSVNLDPLPSSFPFLQNLRTLCLYGCRLGNIALIGELKNLEILDLSTSEVVELGSEIGQLTRLRLLDLGGCEKLRVIQPDVLGSLRNLEWLNLSYSFGNWEVEGVIGLERRNASLSELNNLPQLSSLLNLSIPNFNTLPKGIFGEKFESFSVNLGACFRPSLTRHPEMEFGTYKRMLSVDLERSSQLDELGHGNLLERSDAIVLRGLEGVNSVAYELDKEGFPHCKHLIVAHNASILYIVNSVGQTAFLNLEILRLERLVKLEKICRGRLAPDSFVNLRRLGVIECHRLKNIFCFSNAKLLEEIEVEDCEMIEEIVDNDEAINAKIEFPRLRSLRLRGLPQLLQYCSDHQPKSTTDTSSIPLFNEKDQFPSMEELQLLSLNSLQMIWDMQFLEKFDNNLRRVTVNGCHNLKSLMPSSLCGSLVHLEWLEIGGCKNIREVVSKEESEGQEKPGKILFLQLKSLKLYDLPKLKRFCAGDCIECPSLKELDIKNCGKMETFISNSLPSHIDNENEEIESVNKQPLFVKDKVKFPNLEVLKIHKIEVISEICHGD; translated from the exons ATGGATGCTGTGATTGCAATTGTTGCGAAAATTGGTGAATACACAGTGGCACCAGTTGGTCGACAAATTGGCTATGTTTTTTCGTATAGAAGCAATATGGACAACCTCGACTCCAAAATTCGACAGTTGGAGTATAAGGAAAACCGGCTCCAACATTCTGTTGATGAGGCCAAAAATAATGCTCATGAAATCGAAGCCAATGTTCAAGAGTGGCTTGACAGAGTACCTGCAGTCATTGAGGAGGCTAGAAATTTTCGAAGAGACGAATGCCGAGCAAATACGAGGTGTTTAATTGTTTCATTCCCAAACCCGGTGTGGCGACAGCGGCTGAGCAGAAAAGCAAAGAAGATGGTACAGAGCATTACCAGTGAAATTCAAGTTGCAGACGAGTTTGATCGGGTTTCTCACCTCCCCACCCGAGGTTACGAGGAATTTAGATCGAGAATGTCAACTTTGACGATGATGATGGAGGCACTGAGAGATCCCAATGTTAATACGATTGGATTGTATGGGATGGGAGGTGTTGGTAAAACCACGCTGGCTAGAGAAGTTGCTAGAAAAGCAATGGAAGAAAAGCTTTTCAGTCAAGCTATTCTGGTTACTGTATCCCAAAACCCAGATTATAAAAGTATTCAACAACAAATTGCAGGCGAGCTAGGTCTTACGTTGGATGATCGGACAAGCTTATCTGCCAGAGCAGATCGACTACGAAGTCGATTGAGGCAAGAAAAGAGGATCCTCATGGTTGTAGATGATGTATGGAAAAGGATCGACTTGGATGAAGATGTTGGTATATCATTTGGGGTTGATCAGAAGCAATGCAAGATACTATTGACATCCAGGTTTTATAATGCGTTAAAGAATGATGTGAGAAATGAAAATACTTTTGAGGTTGGAAAATTATCTGCAAGTGAATCCatggatttatttaataaaacagCAACAGACGATTCAGATGGAAAGCCCGAGTTTCCAGATTTGGCAACTCAGATTGTTAAAGAATGTGCTGGCTTACCGCTTGTGATAACAGTAGTAGCAAGTGCATTGAAGAAGGAACCTAATTTCCACGTTTGGAAGAATGCTTTGGATGAGTTAAGAAGGGCAAGACCAGATAACATCGAAGGAATGCATGAAAGAGTGTACTCCAGTGTCAAGTTAAGTTACAATTTTCTGCCAAGTGAAGAAGCGAAGTCATTGTTGTTGCTCTGTAGTTTATTTCCAGAAGATGTAAACATCGACACTGGTGATTTGTTGAAATATGCTTTTGGTTTGGGCTTGCTTCAAGGCCCTTTTCGTAATTTTGAAATGGCAAAAAATAGGATGTTTACGCTTATTGAAATTCTTAAACGTTCCAGTCTTCTGTTGGATGGCAATTCCCATCTAAAATTTCTTGAACCAGAAAAGGAATGGGTAAAATTGCATGATGTGATCCGTGATGTTGCTATAGATATTGCATCCAAAGAGAGGCGTTGGTATAATATCAGAAATCTTGATGAGTTGGATGAATACATGAGGAGGGACcacaaaaatttcaaagatgCCATTGCAATTTCACTCCTTAGCTGCACAGATGTCGTTGAACAGCTTCCAGATGAAATATTGGAATGTCCACAGCTTAAGTTATTATTGATTGAATCGTCTTATTGTCAAATTGCAGATCCATTTTTGGAAGGATTGAAAGAGCTTAGAGTTTTATATTTGAGTTCTGTTAATTTGGATCCACTGCCTtcatcctttccttttcttcagAATCTACGAACATTGTGTTTGTATGGATGCAGATTGGGCAACATAGCTCTAATTGGAGAGctcaaaaatttagaaattcttGACCTTTCAACATCTGAAGTTGTGGAGTTGGGAAGTGAAATCGGACAACTGACTCGACTGCGGCTGTTGGATTTAGGAGGATGTGAGAAACTTAGAGTTATTCAACCAGATGTCCTGGGGAGTTTGCGAAATCTAGAATGGCTGAATTTAAGTTACAGCTTTGGAAACTGGGAGGTTGAAGGAGTAATTGGCCTTGAAAGAAGAAATGCCAGTCTCAGTGAGCTAAACAATCTGCCTCAACTTAGCTCTTTGTTAAATCTAAGCATTCCCAATTTTAATACTCTACCAAAAGGCATTTTCGGGGAAAAATTTGAAAGCTTTTCCGTAAACTTGGGAGCGTGTTTTAGACCTTCCCTGACACGTCATCCCGAAATGGAGTTTGGAACTTATAAAAGAATGTTGTCGGTGGACCTGGAAAGAAGCAGTCAATTAGATGAGCTTGGGCATGGAAATTTGTTAGAAAGGTCTGATGCGATAGTATTAAGAGGATTAGAGGGTGTGAATAGTGTTGCTTATGAGTTAGATAAAGAGGGTTTTCCACATTGTAAGCATCTTATAGTTGCACATAACGCTAGCATTCTGTACATCGTAAACTCGGTTGGACAAACTGCCTTTCTGAATTTGGAGATTTTGAGACTTGAAAGATTGGTTAAGTTGGAAAAGATCTGCCGTGGAAGACTCGCACCGGACTCTTTTGTCAATTTGAGGCGACTTGGTGTAATTGAATGTCATAGATTGAAGAATATCTTCTGCTTCTCCAACGCCAAACTGCTTGAGGAAATTGAAGTGGAGGATTGCGAGATGATAGAGGAGATAGTTGACAACGATGAAGCCATTAATGCTAAGATTGAGTTTCCTCGTTTGCGCTCATTACGGTTGAGAGGATTACCGCAGCTTCTACAGTATTGCTCTGATCATCAACCAAAGAGTACAACTGATACCAGTTCCATTCCTCTTTTTAATGAAAAG GATCAGTTTCCCAGCATGGAGGAATTGCAGTTGCTATCACTTAATAGTTTGCAAATGATATGGGACATGCAATTTCTTGAAAAGTTTGATAATAATTTAAGGAGAGTGACTGTGAATGGCTGTCATAATTTGAAAAGTCTAATGCCTTCATCTTTGTGTGGAAGTCTCGTGCATTTAGAATGGCTGGAAATAGGTGGATGTAAAAACATAAGAGAGGTCGTTTCCAAAGAAGAATCAGAAGGACAAGAAAAGCCGGGAAAGATTTTGTTCCTTCAACTTAAATCTCTTAAGCTATATGACCTTCCAAAGCTTAAGAGGTTTTGTGCCGGAGATTGTATTGAATGTCCATCATTAAAAGAACTAGATATAAAAAATTGCGGAAAAATGGAGACTTTCATCAGCAACTCTCTTCCAAGTCACATTGAcaatgaaaatgaagaaatagaaTCAGTCAATAAACAACCTCTCTTTGTCAAGGATAAG GTTAAATTCCCAAACTTAGAAGTACTGAAGATTCACAAGATTGAAGTCATTAGTGAGATATGCCATGGTGATTAG